In a genomic window of Pseudomonas putida:
- a CDS encoding 23S rRNA (adenine(2030)-N(6))-methyltransferase RlmJ — MNYRHAFHAGNHADVFKHLTLTRLIALMSRKEQPFAYLDTHAGIGLYDLQGDQASRTGEYLEGIARLWDQPDLPILTADYMQVLHEMNPDGQLRYYPGSPELARRLTRPQDRVLINEKHPEDGLLLKENMAGDRRVKVHLGEGWHVPRALLPVPEKRAVMLIDPPFEKLDEMQRCALAMKEAIGRMRQTVAAIWYPVKDQRALRRFYQDLAGTGAPKLLRVELLVHPLDTPNSLNGSGLAIANPPWGLEEELRELLPWLSEKLGQTQGGWKMDWLIAES; from the coding sequence ATGAATTATCGTCACGCCTTCCATGCCGGCAATCACGCCGATGTGTTCAAACACCTGACCTTGACCCGTCTCATCGCCCTGATGTCGCGCAAGGAGCAGCCGTTTGCCTATCTCGATACGCACGCCGGCATCGGCCTGTATGACCTGCAGGGCGATCAGGCCAGTCGTACCGGCGAGTACCTGGAAGGCATCGCGCGTTTATGGGATCAGCCGGATCTGCCGATCCTGACCGCCGACTACATGCAGGTGCTGCACGAGATGAACCCGGATGGTCAGTTGCGCTACTACCCGGGCTCGCCGGAACTGGCGCGACGCCTGACCCGTCCGCAGGATCGCGTGCTGATCAACGAGAAACACCCTGAGGACGGCTTGCTGCTCAAGGAAAACATGGCCGGTGATCGTCGGGTCAAGGTGCACCTGGGCGAAGGCTGGCACGTGCCGCGAGCCTTGCTGCCGGTTCCGGAAAAACGCGCGGTGATGCTGATCGATCCGCCGTTCGAAAAGCTCGATGAGATGCAGCGCTGCGCACTGGCAATGAAGGAAGCGATTGGCCGGATGCGCCAGACCGTCGCGGCGATCTGGTACCCGGTGAAGGATCAGCGAGCGTTGCGTCGTTTCTATCAGGACTTGGCCGGCACCGGTGCGCCGAAGTTGCTGCGTGTGGAGTTGCTGGTGCATCCGCTGGACACGCCGAACAGTCTGAACGGTTCCGGTCTGGCGATTGCCAATCCGCCGTGGGGGCTGGAGGAAGAATTGCGTGAGCTGCTGCCGTGGTTGTCCGAGAAGCTTGGACAGACCCAGGGTGGGTGGAAGATGGATTGGCTGATCGCCGAGAGCTGA
- a CDS encoding sensor domain-containing phosphodiesterase, translating to MKSQPDAASRMVAEVVTQLPVPSRLGMLRFERLNEPSWALLFLDPNCERQFGLPAVELCALVGSPYASLMEPEARYQLHDAIQLQLSEGSHYLIRYTLHTASGSLNLLELGEAYKQHNRHLLRGYLLVIDGLFEDDPLLPALDLETQNSRLQIALELNQRAQQEQLQHLDRVRAQQDLILLLTRQRYTSNNSLQEAAELITRSACEIYEIDCASLWNLEGPMLVPISAFHRASQEYLLPQPIDVSGFPDYLDALHTGRAIDAHNAMRDPRTREIAEALRPRDVNAMLDASIRVDGQVVGVLCLEQTGATRAWQQDEIAFAGELADQFAQVISNHNRRTATSALHLFQRAVEQSANAFLLVNCDGVVEYVNPSFTAITQYSTEEVHGQRLSELPALENLSELLFDAPSALAKSNSWQGEFKSRRKNLEPYWGQLSISKVYGDNRELTHYIGIYEDITHTKLAQQRIERLAYTDNLTNLGNRPAFIRNLDERFARDSDTPISLLLVDIDNFKRINDSLGHQTGDKLLISLARRLRNSLSPSGSLARFASNEFAVLLDNTDLHTGQQVASQLLTTLDKPMFVDNQLISVTGSVGLACAPLHGRDPQTLMRNAGLALHKAKANGKHQVQVFTEALNAEASYKLFVENNLRRALTQNELDVFYQPKLCLRSGRLLGMEALLRWDHPEKGMIRPDQFISVAEETGLIIPIGKWIARQACRMSKALTAAGLGNLQVAINLSPKQFSDPDLVASITNILKEEALPAHLLELELTEGLLLEATEDTHLQLDQLKRLGLTLAMDDFGTGYSSLSYLKKFPIDIIKIDRSFIHEIPDNQDDMEITSAVIAMAHNLKLKVVAEGIETADQLSFLRRHRCDVGQGYLFDQPIPGSDLIEKLKRYPRGPIA from the coding sequence ATGAAAAGCCAACCCGATGCCGCCAGCCGAATGGTGGCCGAGGTAGTGACGCAGTTGCCTGTGCCCTCGCGGCTCGGCATGCTGCGTTTCGAGCGGCTGAATGAACCAAGCTGGGCGCTGCTGTTTCTCGATCCCAATTGCGAACGACAGTTCGGCTTGCCGGCCGTCGAGCTGTGCGCCCTGGTCGGCTCGCCCTACGCCAGCCTGATGGAGCCTGAAGCGCGCTATCAACTGCACGACGCCATCCAGCTGCAACTGAGCGAAGGCTCGCACTACCTGATCCGCTACACCCTGCACACGGCCAGCGGCTCGCTGAATCTGCTGGAGCTGGGCGAAGCCTACAAACAGCACAATCGACATCTGTTGCGCGGCTACCTGCTGGTCATCGACGGCTTGTTCGAGGATGACCCCCTGCTGCCCGCCCTCGATCTGGAAACCCAGAATTCGCGCCTGCAAATCGCCCTGGAGCTCAACCAGCGTGCCCAACAGGAGCAACTGCAGCACCTGGACCGAGTGCGCGCCCAGCAGGACCTGATCCTGCTGCTGACCCGCCAGCGCTATACCAGCAACAACTCCCTGCAAGAAGCCGCCGAGCTGATCACCCGCAGCGCCTGCGAGATCTACGAAATCGACTGCGCCAGTCTGTGGAACCTCGAAGGCCCGATGCTGGTGCCGATCTCGGCCTTCCACCGCGCGAGCCAGGAATACCTGTTGCCGCAGCCGATCGACGTCAGCGGCTTCCCCGACTACCTCGACGCCTTGCACACCGGCCGCGCCATTGATGCCCACAACGCCATGCGCGACCCACGGACCCGGGAAATCGCCGAGGCCCTGCGGCCCCGTGACGTCAACGCCATGCTCGACGCCAGCATCCGTGTCGATGGCCAGGTGGTCGGCGTCCTGTGCCTTGAACAAACCGGCGCCACCCGCGCCTGGCAGCAGGATGAAATCGCGTTTGCCGGCGAACTGGCGGATCAGTTCGCCCAGGTCATCAGCAACCACAACCGACGCACCGCCACCAGCGCCCTGCACCTGTTCCAGCGTGCGGTCGAACAAAGCGCCAACGCCTTCCTGCTGGTCAACTGCGATGGCGTGGTGGAATACGTCAACCCGAGCTTCACCGCGATCACCCAGTACAGCACCGAAGAGGTCCACGGCCAGCGCCTGTCGGAACTGCCGGCGCTGGAAAACCTCAGCGAACTGCTGTTCGACGCGCCCTCGGCGCTGGCCAAGAGCAACAGCTGGCAAGGCGAATTCAAGAGCCGTCGCAAAAACCTCGAACCCTACTGGGGCCAGCTGTCGATTTCCAAGGTCTACGGCGACAACCGCGAACTGACCCACTACATCGGCATCTACGAAGACATCACCCATACCAAGCTCGCACAACAACGCATCGAGCGCCTGGCCTACACCGACAACCTAACCAACCTGGGCAACCGCCCGGCATTCATCCGCAACCTCGATGAACGCTTTGCCCGGGACAGCGATACCCCGATCAGCCTGCTGCTGGTGGACATCGACAACTTCAAGCGCATCAACGACAGCCTCGGCCACCAGACCGGCGACAAGCTGTTGATCAGCCTCGCCCGGCGCCTGCGCAACAGCCTGAGCCCGAGCGGCAGTCTGGCCCGGTTCGCCAGTAACGAGTTTGCGGTACTGCTGGACAACACCGACCTGCACACCGGCCAGCAGGTCGCCAGCCAGCTGCTGACCACCCTCGACAAACCGATGTTCGTCGACAACCAATTGATCAGCGTGACCGGCTCCGTGGGCCTGGCCTGCGCCCCGCTGCATGGCCGCGACCCGCAGACCCTGATGCGCAACGCTGGCCTTGCGCTGCACAAGGCCAAGGCCAACGGCAAACATCAGGTGCAGGTCTTCACCGAGGCACTGAACGCCGAGGCCAGCTACAAGCTGTTCGTCGAGAACAACCTGCGTCGCGCCCTGACCCAGAACGAACTGGATGTGTTCTATCAGCCCAAGCTCTGCCTGCGCAGCGGCCGCCTGCTGGGCATGGAAGCCTTGCTGCGCTGGGATCACCCGGAAAAGGGCATGATTCGTCCGGACCAGTTCATCAGCGTTGCCGAAGAAACCGGCCTGATCATTCCGATCGGCAAATGGATCGCCCGCCAGGCGTGTCGCATGAGCAAGGCGCTGACTGCCGCGGGGCTGGGCAATCTGCAGGTGGCGATCAACCTCTCACCCAAGCAGTTCTCCGATCCGGATCTGGTGGCCTCGATCACCAACATCCTCAAGGAAGAAGCCCTGCCGGCGCACCTGCTGGAACTTGAGCTGACGGAAGGCCTGCTGCTCGAGGCCACCGAAGACACCCACCTGCAACTCGACCAACTCAAGCGCCTGGGCCTGACCCTGGCCATGGACGACTTCGGCACCGGTTACTCGTCGCTCAGTTACTTGAAAAAATTCCCGATCGACATCATTAAGATCGATCGAAGCTTCATCCACGAAATCCCGGACAACCAGGACGACATGGAGATCACTTCCGCGGTGATCGCCATGGCCCACAACCTGAAACTCAAGGTCGTGGCTGAAGGCATCGAAACCGCCGATCAGCTGTCCTTCCTGCGTCGCCACCGCTGTGACGTCGGCCAGGGCTACCTGTTCGACCAACCGATCCCGGGCTCCGACCTGATCGAGAAGCTCAAGCGCTACCCGCGCGGCCCGATCGCCTGA
- the putP gene encoding sodium/proline symporter PutP, translated as MSVTNPTLITFVIYIAAMVLIGFMAYRSTNNLSDYILGGRSLGSVVTALSAGASDMSGWLLMGLPGAIYMSGLSESWIAIGLIVGAYLNWLFVAGRLRVQTEHNGDALTLPDYFASRFEDKSGLLRIISAVVILVFFTIYCASGIVAGARLFESTFGMSYETALWAGAAATIAYTFVGGFLAVSWTDTVQATLMIFALILTPIIVLLATGGVDTTFLAIEAQDPANFDMLKGTTFIGIISLMGWGLGYFGQPHILARFMAADSVKSIAKARRISMTWMILCLGGTVAVGFFGIAYFSANPDVALPVSENHERVFIELAKILFNPWIAGVLLSAILAAVMSTLSCQLLVCSSALTEDFYKTFLRKSASQLELVWVGRAMVLLVALVAIALAANPENRVLGLVSYAWAGFGAAFGPVVLISVIWKDMTRNGALAGILVGAITVIVWKHFELLGLYEIIPGFIFASLAIYIVSKLGAPTAGMLQRFAAAESDFRLNK; from the coding sequence ATGAGCGTAACGAATCCAACCCTGATCACCTTCGTGATCTACATCGCTGCCATGGTGCTGATCGGCTTCATGGCCTATCGCTCCACCAACAACCTCTCCGACTACATTCTGGGCGGCCGTAGCCTGGGTAGCGTCGTGACCGCGCTGTCCGCCGGTGCCTCCGACATGAGTGGCTGGTTGTTGATGGGTCTGCCGGGCGCCATCTACATGTCCGGTCTTTCCGAGAGCTGGATCGCCATCGGCCTGATCGTCGGTGCCTACCTGAACTGGTTGTTCGTCGCCGGTCGCCTGCGGGTGCAGACCGAGCACAACGGTGACGCGCTGACCCTGCCGGACTACTTCGCCAGCCGTTTCGAAGACAAAAGCGGCCTGCTGCGAATCATCTCCGCGGTCGTGATCCTGGTGTTCTTCACCATTTACTGCGCCTCCGGCATCGTGGCCGGTGCCCGTCTGTTTGAAAGCACCTTCGGCATGTCCTACGAGACGGCGCTGTGGGCCGGTGCTGCGGCGACCATTGCCTACACCTTCGTCGGCGGTTTCCTGGCAGTGAGCTGGACCGATACCGTACAAGCCACGCTGATGATTTTCGCCCTGATCCTCACGCCGATCATCGTGCTGCTGGCCACCGGCGGCGTCGACACCACCTTCCTGGCTATCGAAGCGCAGGATCCGGCCAACTTCGACATGCTCAAGGGCACCACCTTCATCGGCATCATTTCGCTGATGGGCTGGGGTCTGGGTTACTTCGGCCAACCGCACATCCTGGCGCGCTTCATGGCGGCGGATTCGGTCAAGTCGATCGCCAAGGCCCGTCGCATCTCCATGACCTGGATGATCCTGTGCCTGGGCGGCACCGTCGCTGTCGGCTTCTTCGGCATCGCCTACTTCTCGGCCAACCCGGACGTGGCCCTGCCGGTGAGCGAGAACCACGAGCGCGTGTTCATCGAGCTGGCGAAAATCCTCTTCAACCCGTGGATTGCCGGTGTCCTGCTGTCGGCCATTCTGGCCGCCGTCATGAGTACCCTGAGCTGCCAGTTGCTGGTGTGCTCCAGTGCCCTGACCGAAGACTTCTACAAGACCTTCCTGCGTAAATCCGCTTCCCAGCTGGAACTGGTCTGGGTCGGTCGCGCCATGGTGCTGCTGGTGGCCCTGGTGGCTATCGCATTGGCGGCCAATCCGGAAAACCGCGTGCTGGGTCTGGTCAGCTACGCCTGGGCCGGCTTCGGTGCCGCGTTCGGTCCGGTGGTGCTGATCTCCGTGATCTGGAAAGACATGACCCGCAATGGCGCGCTGGCCGGCATCCTGGTCGGCGCGATCACCGTGATCGTGTGGAAGCACTTCGAACTGCTGGGTCTGTACGAAATCATCCCGGGCTTCATCTTCGCCAGCCTGGCGATCTACATCGTCAGCAAGTTGGGCGCCCCGACTGCCGGCATGTTGCAGCGCTTCGCTGCTGCAGAGAGTGATTTTCGCCTGAACAAGTGA
- the msrA gene encoding peptide-methionine (S)-S-oxide reductase MsrA, which produces MVLRSEILVNKNVLPTKEQALPGRETPMVLPEKHYVFEETPLLGPFFQDVDFAIFGLGCFWGAERRFWQREGVVSTVVGYAGGFTPNPTYEEVCSGLTGHAEVVLVVYDKDKVSYDELLKMFWELHNPTQGMRQGNDIGTQYRSTIYCTSPEHLDKALASKQAFQAELSKSGFGEITTEVEQAPTVYFAEAYHQQYLAKNPEGYCGIGGTGVTCPI; this is translated from the coding sequence ATGGTTCTGCGCTCGGAAATTCTGGTGAACAAAAACGTGCTTCCTACCAAAGAACAAGCTCTGCCTGGCCGCGAAACCCCGATGGTTCTGCCCGAGAAACACTACGTTTTCGAAGAGACCCCACTGCTGGGCCCCTTCTTTCAGGACGTCGATTTCGCCATCTTCGGCCTGGGTTGCTTCTGGGGCGCCGAGCGGCGGTTCTGGCAGCGTGAAGGCGTGGTCAGCACCGTGGTCGGCTACGCCGGCGGCTTCACCCCGAACCCGACCTACGAAGAAGTCTGCTCGGGCCTGACCGGTCACGCTGAAGTGGTGCTGGTGGTGTATGACAAGGACAAAGTCAGCTACGACGAGCTGCTGAAGATGTTCTGGGAGCTGCACAACCCGACCCAGGGCATGCGCCAGGGCAACGACATCGGCACCCAGTATCGCTCGACGATCTACTGCACCAGCCCGGAGCACCTCGATAAAGCCCTGGCCAGCAAGCAAGCCTTCCAGGCTGAACTGAGCAAGTCCGGTTTCGGCGAAATCACCACCGAAGTCGAGCAGGCACCGACCGTGTACTTTGCCGAGGCTTATCACCAGCAATACCTGGCGAAGAACCCGGAAGGCTACTGCGGGATTGGCGGCACCGGCGTCACCTGCCCAATCTGA